In one window of Comamonas testosteroni DNA:
- the rapZ gene encoding RNase adapter RapZ has product MSMEIVLISGMSGSGKSVALHALEDAGYYCVDNLPPELLQSFVELKLTHQDEKVAIAMDARSAKGLPQLPDQLHRLKKQGLMPRMIFLDADSSTLIRRFSETRRRHPLSPGAQTNERQALELDIEKERELLGLLRDRSIVIDTGDLKSAQLQSYIKQIIEAPTGQMTLMFQSFGFKHSMPTDSDYVFDVRMLPNPFYDKELRALTGLDKPVADYLGALPEVQQMQLDIQQFLERWLPLLSRDHRSYVTVGIGCTGGQHRSVFLVEALARHFEKQWPTVRRHRSLDFRDKFIQVSQQFLATDATQPIS; this is encoded by the coding sequence ATGTCCATGGAGATTGTTCTGATCAGCGGCATGTCCGGATCGGGCAAATCCGTTGCGCTGCACGCGCTGGAGGATGCTGGCTACTACTGCGTCGACAACCTGCCCCCGGAATTGCTGCAGTCCTTTGTGGAGCTCAAGCTCACCCATCAGGACGAGAAAGTGGCCATTGCCATGGATGCACGCAGCGCCAAGGGCCTGCCTCAGCTGCCTGACCAGCTGCATCGCCTGAAAAAGCAGGGGCTGATGCCGCGCATGATTTTTCTAGATGCCGACAGCAGCACTCTGATCAGGCGCTTTTCGGAAACCCGAAGGCGCCACCCTCTGTCTCCGGGCGCCCAGACGAACGAGCGCCAGGCACTGGAGCTCGATATCGAAAAGGAGCGCGAGCTGCTGGGCCTGCTGCGCGACCGCTCCATCGTCATCGACACCGGGGACCTCAAGTCGGCGCAACTGCAAAGCTATATCAAGCAGATCATCGAAGCACCCACAGGGCAGATGACGCTGATGTTCCAGTCCTTTGGGTTCAAGCACAGCATGCCCACAGACTCTGACTATGTGTTTGACGTGCGCATGCTGCCCAATCCCTTCTATGACAAGGAGCTGCGTGCCTTGACGGGCTTGGACAAGCCGGTTGCCGACTATCTGGGTGCCCTGCCCGAGGTGCAGCAGATGCAGCTGGACATACAGCAATTCCTCGAACGCTGGCTACCGCTGCTGTCCCGAGACCACCGCAGCTATGTCACCGTGGGCATAGGCTGCACGGGCGGGCAACACCGCTCGGTCTTTCTCGTCGAAGCCCTGGCCAGACATTTCGAGAAGCAGTGGCCCACCGTGCGCCGCCACCGCTCACTGGATTTTCGCGACAAATTCATCCAGGTCTCTCAGCAGTTTCTGGCCACTGACGCCACCCAACCGATCAGCTGA
- a CDS encoding NAD kinase, producing MTSTFHHIALIGKYHTPAAGVPSDAASEALQRIAGYVRSMGCEVILDTQSAIYAGLPDYPSMDVDGLGRHCDLGLVVGGDGTMLGVCRHLARYGTPLVGINQGRLGFVTDIALDEFEASITPILQGEYEEDERTLMNARVMRDGQCVFEAQAMNDVVVNRGSTSGMVELRIEVGGSFVSNQRADGLIVATPTGSTAYALSAGGPMLHPSIPAWVMVPIAPHNLSNRPIVLSDAQEVTIEVVGGRGDASANFDMQSLKSLQHGDRILVTRADHSVHFLHPKGWNYFDTLRKKLGWNEGGV from the coding sequence ATGACATCCACGTTCCACCATATTGCCCTGATCGGCAAGTACCACACACCCGCAGCAGGCGTTCCGTCCGATGCAGCCAGCGAAGCGCTGCAACGGATTGCCGGTTACGTGCGCAGCATGGGTTGTGAGGTGATTCTGGATACCCAGTCCGCCATCTACGCGGGCCTGCCCGATTACCCGAGCATGGATGTGGACGGACTGGGCAGGCATTGCGACCTGGGTCTGGTGGTGGGCGGCGACGGCACCATGCTGGGCGTGTGTCGCCATCTGGCGCGCTATGGCACGCCGCTGGTCGGCATCAACCAGGGGCGGCTGGGGTTTGTCACCGATATTGCCCTGGATGAATTCGAAGCCTCGATCACGCCCATACTGCAGGGCGAGTACGAGGAAGACGAACGCACCTTGATGAATGCTCGCGTCATGCGCGACGGCCAGTGCGTGTTTGAAGCCCAGGCCATGAATGATGTGGTGGTCAACCGTGGCTCGACCTCGGGCATGGTGGAGTTGCGCATCGAGGTCGGCGGCAGCTTTGTTTCCAACCAGCGCGCGGACGGCTTGATCGTGGCCACCCCCACGGGCTCCACCGCCTATGCGCTCTCGGCCGGCGGCCCCATGCTGCACCCATCGATTCCGGCCTGGGTGATGGTGCCCATCGCGCCGCACAACCTCTCCAACCGACCCATCGTGCTCTCCGACGCTCAGGAAGTGACTATCGAGGTGGTGGGCGGCCGGGGCGACGCCAGCGCGAACTTCGACATGCAGTCCCTGAAATCGCTGCAGCATGGCGACCGCATCCTGGTGACTCGCGCCGATCACAGCGTGCACTTTCTGCACCCCAAGGGCTGGAATTACTTCGACACCCTGCGCAAAAAGCTGGGCTGGAACGAGGGAGGCGTTTGA
- the creD gene encoding cell envelope integrity protein CreD codes for MKNRLLFKTVSLLIVLALLMAGLSMIQDVVKDRIRNRDYAVQSVVSSLAGTQTLIGPALVQSCTETTSTTNGKKIEYSTREFQRMLLPDTLNHDANAKMEERSRGLHHINTYVLHDQISASFANAAQYAALPKPSEPNAVVRCKKVLVAFALSDPRGIRSATLQANGQDLAVESGTPLERYGKGIQAEIDASLLKKGEALNLDLKLQLLGTEQLAFSPIATESKVTLTADWPHPSFGGSFLPSRREVTDSGFTASWELSSLATSASTAFTRQQRLCNPGYWGGSETYAASSTRSHDDSGPCLETMDTEFVNPVNVYSLSERATKYGILFVILTFVAVGLFEVMKKLRVHPVQYLLVGSALCSFFLLLISLSEHLGFATAYAIAASSCVALLAFYASHILGSIRRGLPFAVAISALYGLLYVLLQLEQTALVVGSIALFGVLALVMICTRHVDWYAFGRTESDAPSKSSKQEEAA; via the coding sequence ATGAAAAACCGACTGCTGTTCAAGACAGTCTCACTGCTGATCGTTCTGGCCTTGCTCATGGCCGGCCTGTCCATGATTCAGGATGTGGTGAAAGACCGCATCCGCAACCGCGACTACGCCGTGCAAAGCGTGGTCTCCAGCCTGGCCGGCACGCAAACGCTGATTGGGCCGGCCCTGGTGCAGAGCTGCACGGAGACCACCAGCACGACCAATGGCAAGAAAATCGAATACAGCACCCGGGAATTCCAGCGCATGCTGCTGCCCGACACGCTCAACCACGACGCCAATGCCAAGATGGAAGAGCGCTCACGCGGCCTGCACCACATCAACACCTATGTGCTGCACGACCAGATATCGGCCAGCTTTGCCAATGCCGCGCAGTATGCGGCGCTGCCCAAGCCCAGCGAGCCCAACGCCGTGGTGCGCTGCAAGAAGGTCCTTGTGGCATTTGCGCTCAGCGACCCGCGCGGCATCCGCAGCGCGACGCTGCAGGCCAACGGCCAGGATCTGGCGGTCGAGTCCGGTACGCCGCTGGAGCGCTATGGCAAAGGCATTCAGGCAGAGATTGATGCCAGCCTGCTGAAAAAGGGTGAAGCCCTGAACCTAGACCTCAAGCTGCAGTTGCTGGGCACGGAGCAGCTCGCCTTCAGCCCCATCGCCACGGAAAGCAAGGTCACGCTGACTGCCGACTGGCCCCACCCCTCGTTTGGCGGCAGCTTTCTACCCAGCCGACGCGAGGTGACGGACAGCGGCTTCACCGCCAGCTGGGAGCTGTCCTCGCTGGCCACCTCTGCCAGCACGGCCTTCACCCGTCAGCAACGTCTTTGCAACCCTGGCTACTGGGGCGGCTCGGAAACCTATGCTGCCTCGTCAACCCGCAGCCATGACGACAGCGGCCCCTGCCTCGAAACCATGGACACGGAGTTCGTCAACCCCGTCAATGTCTACTCGCTGAGCGAGCGCGCCACCAAGTACGGCATTCTTTTTGTGATCCTGACTTTTGTCGCGGTCGGTCTGTTCGAAGTCATGAAAAAGCTGCGCGTTCACCCCGTGCAGTACCTGCTGGTCGGCTCGGCCTTGTGCAGCTTCTTCCTGCTGCTCATCAGCCTGTCCGAACACCTGGGCTTTGCAACGGCCTATGCGATAGCGGCCAGCTCCTGCGTGGCTCTGCTGGCTTTCTATGCCAGCCACATTCTGGGCAGCATCAGGCGCGGCCTGCCGTTCGCGGTTGCCATCTCGGCCCTGTACGGCCTGCTGTATGTACTGCTGCAGTTGGAGCAGACCGCACTGGTTGTCGGCTCCATCGCCCTGTTCGGCGTGCTGGCCCTGGTCATGATCTGCACCCGTCATGTGGACTGGTACGCCTTTGGACGCACTGAGAGCGACGCGCCGAGCAAGTCTTCGAAACAAGAGGAGGCCGCATGA
- the creC gene encoding two-component system sensor histidine kinase CreC: MRLGLRLFFAFFLINGLAAFFVLRVFMVEIKPSVRKVTEDTLVETAYALATLASADMEEGRLQAGADSTFATQLQGYTQKPIQAWIWDTRKTTLDLRITVTDSRGIVLFDSQGRDQGADYSRWRDVYLTLRGEYGARTTRAVKEDESSSVMYVSAPIMVDGQIAGVLTTSKPSSSVQKIVDGAEQKILRGGLLFVLLSAAVGCAVTWWFVLHVRRLRNYAQHVQAPTLNESAHPAQASAPAAIPDMPGELGELAQAMDNMRKRLEGRDYIEGYVRALTHELKSPVAAIRGAGELLQEELPPQDRAMFARQVVDQSLRLQNLIDQLLQLSRLEQRQQLDTSHGCSLMECARQAMDSLQSHTEQRRISIRLSGVDSSGPWETGLVTLAISNLLQNALDFSAENSVIELELGPHRITVSDQGPGVAEPLLARLGERFFTTPRPNGERSGTGLGLSIVTRIMHLHGGSMQVRNRHPGLAVTLDFAPQS, encoded by the coding sequence ATGCGTCTGGGCCTGCGCCTTTTCTTTGCCTTCTTCCTGATCAACGGCCTGGCCGCCTTTTTCGTGCTGCGCGTCTTCATGGTGGAGATCAAGCCCAGCGTGCGCAAAGTGACCGAGGACACGCTGGTGGAGACCGCCTATGCGCTTGCCACGCTGGCCAGTGCCGACATGGAAGAAGGTCGGCTGCAAGCCGGTGCGGACAGCACGTTTGCCACTCAGCTTCAGGGCTACACACAAAAGCCGATACAGGCCTGGATCTGGGACACACGCAAGACCACGCTGGATCTGCGCATCACCGTCACCGACTCCCGAGGCATCGTGCTGTTCGACTCCCAGGGCAGGGACCAGGGCGCCGACTATTCGCGCTGGCGCGATGTCTATCTGACACTGCGCGGTGAATATGGCGCGCGCACCACGCGAGCCGTCAAGGAGGACGAATCCAGCAGCGTCATGTATGTCTCCGCACCCATCATGGTGGACGGCCAGATTGCCGGGGTGCTGACCACCTCCAAGCCCTCCAGCTCGGTACAGAAAATCGTCGACGGCGCCGAGCAGAAGATTCTGCGCGGCGGCCTGCTGTTTGTGCTGCTGTCCGCCGCCGTGGGCTGTGCGGTGACCTGGTGGTTTGTGCTTCACGTGCGCCGGCTGCGCAACTATGCGCAGCATGTACAGGCCCCCACGCTCAACGAGTCTGCCCACCCCGCACAGGCCTCGGCTCCTGCGGCCATACCCGACATGCCTGGCGAGCTGGGCGAGCTGGCCCAGGCCATGGACAATATGCGCAAGCGCCTGGAAGGGCGCGACTATATCGAGGGGTATGTACGCGCTCTGACCCACGAACTCAAAAGCCCGGTGGCCGCCATACGCGGCGCGGGCGAGTTGCTGCAGGAAGAGCTACCGCCCCAGGACCGGGCCATGTTCGCCAGACAGGTGGTGGACCAGAGCCTGCGCCTGCAGAACCTGATCGACCAGCTGCTGCAGCTCAGCCGTCTCGAACAGCGCCAGCAACTGGACACCAGCCACGGCTGCAGCCTGATGGAATGTGCGCGCCAGGCCATGGACTCTCTTCAAAGCCATACCGAGCAACGCCGCATCTCCATACGCCTGAGCGGCGTGGACAGCAGCGGCCCCTGGGAGACCGGCCTGGTCACCCTGGCCATCAGCAATCTGCTGCAGAACGCCCTGGATTTCTCTGCCGAGAACAGCGTGATCGAGCTTGAGCTGGGCCCGCACCGCATCACCGTCAGTGATCAGGGCCCGGGGGTTGCCGAGCCCTTGCTGGCCCGTCTGGGCGAGCGTTTCTTCACCACGCCCAGACCCAACGGAGAGCGCAGCGGCACCGGCCTGGGCCTGTCCATCGTCACCCGCATCATGCATCTTCATGGCGGCAGCATGCAGGTCCGAAATCGCCACCCTGGCCTTGCAGTGACCCTGGATTTCGCTCCCCAAAGCTGA
- a CDS encoding winged helix-turn-helix domain-containing protein: protein MQVLLLEDDPAIARTICYALEREGIAVTHSLLIADARRQWSRTAFDVLLMDVGLPDGNGLDWCRELRSAGSIVPVLVLSARGEEMDKVLGLELGADDYLTKPFSPRELLARTRALLRRSRQFQPAAPAQLAKALQIDEQGQRALIHSKALDLTRREYQLLQSLVNATGRILSRDALLEQIWGLDSESTDRTVDTHIKTLRAKLRERLPDQELIVTHRGLGYSLNQPG from the coding sequence ATGCAGGTGCTGCTGCTCGAAGACGACCCGGCCATTGCAAGAACGATTTGCTACGCTCTGGAGCGCGAGGGCATAGCCGTCACCCACAGCCTGCTGATCGCCGATGCGCGTCGGCAATGGAGCAGGACAGCGTTTGATGTACTGCTCATGGACGTGGGCCTGCCCGACGGCAACGGCCTGGACTGGTGCCGCGAGCTGCGCTCTGCCGGCTCCATTGTTCCGGTACTGGTGCTCAGTGCCAGAGGCGAGGAGATGGACAAGGTTCTGGGCCTGGAACTGGGCGCGGACGACTATCTGACCAAGCCCTTCAGCCCGCGCGAGCTGCTGGCGCGCACCCGAGCCCTGCTGCGCCGCTCCAGGCAGTTTCAGCCTGCAGCACCCGCCCAGCTTGCGAAAGCACTTCAAATAGATGAGCAAGGGCAACGGGCTCTGATCCACAGCAAAGCGCTGGATCTGACACGGCGCGAATATCAGCTGCTGCAAAGCCTTGTCAACGCTACAGGCCGTATCCTGAGCCGCGACGCCTTGCTGGAGCAAATCTGGGGGCTGGACAGCGAGAGCACGGACCGCACGGTGGATACCCATATCAAGACCCTGCGCGCCAAACTGCGCGAGCGTTTGCCCGATCAGGAGCTCATCGTCACCCACCGCGGTCTGGGCTACAGCCTGAACCAGCCCGGATAG
- the recN gene encoding DNA repair protein RecN, with product MALKRIVLRDFVIVQSLDLDWQTGFTVLTGETGAGKSIMLDALQLVLGARADAQVVREGCPQADICAEFDCPPQLNEWLEESGFAQEQDLLLRRVIDSLGRSRAWINGSPATATQLRHLGDQLIDIHGQHAWQSLTRPDAARAMLDTYGGIETAQLKSLWQDWRQSHQALEQALSAQDNLQRERERLQWQISELDKLSPRAEEWDELNAQHTRLSHAQTLMDSAQSCLQLLEDDDAGAATPLGRAHHLLQDQEHLEPEFQSIADVLGSCVAQLHDARHSLQAYLRRADLDPELLADLDERLSVWMQLARRYKRTPEDLPALLEGWKQELHQLDAAVDVEGLRAKEQAAHLRYQAEARKISQQRTLAAPRLSRAITQSMQSLGMKGGRFEVQLEHADAASPAGTDSITFLVAGHTGATPKPVAKVASGGELSRISLAIAVTTSELGQAGTLIFDEVDSGVGGAVAETVGRLMHSLGGSRQVLAVTHLPQVAAYADQHYRVTKRPKSNTTISSVDPLAGEEREMEMARMLGGEHLSEATMAHAREMLAMARLPAKQAANSALRPSATPARSAKASTTARKSGKVRGV from the coding sequence ATGGCCTTGAAGCGCATCGTCCTGCGGGACTTTGTGATTGTCCAGTCACTCGATCTGGACTGGCAGACCGGCTTCACGGTGCTGACCGGCGAAACCGGCGCCGGCAAGTCCATCATGCTCGACGCTCTGCAACTGGTGCTGGGCGCACGCGCCGATGCACAGGTGGTGCGCGAAGGCTGCCCTCAGGCCGATATTTGCGCAGAGTTCGATTGCCCTCCCCAACTGAATGAATGGCTGGAGGAGTCGGGTTTTGCGCAGGAGCAGGATTTGCTGCTGCGCCGCGTCATTGACAGTCTGGGCCGTAGCCGTGCCTGGATCAACGGCTCGCCCGCCACGGCCACACAGCTGCGCCATCTGGGCGATCAGTTGATCGACATTCACGGCCAGCATGCCTGGCAAAGCCTGACCCGCCCTGACGCAGCACGCGCCATGCTGGATACCTATGGCGGCATTGAAACGGCCCAGCTCAAGTCGCTTTGGCAGGACTGGCGCCAGAGCCATCAGGCTCTGGAGCAGGCGCTCTCGGCCCAGGACAATCTGCAACGCGAACGGGAACGCCTGCAATGGCAGATCTCCGAGCTGGACAAGCTGTCGCCACGCGCTGAAGAGTGGGATGAGCTCAATGCCCAGCACACGCGTCTGTCGCACGCGCAGACCTTGATGGACTCGGCACAGTCCTGCCTGCAACTGCTGGAGGATGATGATGCAGGAGCGGCCACCCCATTGGGCAGAGCCCACCACCTGTTGCAGGATCAAGAGCACCTGGAGCCTGAGTTTCAGAGCATTGCCGACGTACTGGGCTCCTGTGTGGCCCAGTTGCACGATGCCCGTCACTCGCTGCAGGCCTATCTGCGCCGCGCCGATCTGGACCCCGAGCTGCTGGCCGATCTCGATGAACGCCTGTCGGTGTGGATGCAGCTGGCGCGCCGCTACAAGCGCACACCTGAGGACTTGCCCGCCCTGCTCGAAGGCTGGAAACAGGAGCTGCACCAGCTGGATGCTGCCGTCGATGTGGAGGGGCTGCGCGCCAAAGAGCAAGCCGCCCACCTCAGGTATCAGGCCGAGGCGCGCAAAATCTCGCAACAGCGTACCCTGGCAGCACCACGCCTGTCGCGCGCCATCACCCAGTCCATGCAAAGTCTGGGCATGAAGGGCGGTCGTTTCGAAGTGCAGCTGGAGCATGCCGACGCCGCCAGCCCGGCCGGCACGGACAGCATCACCTTTCTTGTGGCCGGCCATACCGGCGCCACGCCCAAGCCCGTGGCCAAGGTGGCATCAGGCGGCGAGTTGTCGCGCATCTCGCTGGCCATTGCCGTGACCACCAGCGAACTGGGTCAGGCCGGGACCTTGATCTTTGACGAGGTGGACTCCGGTGTGGGTGGAGCCGTGGCCGAAACCGTAGGCCGCCTCATGCACTCGCTCGGCGGCTCGCGCCAGGTGCTGGCCGTCACACACCTGCCTCAGGTCGCAGCCTATGCAGACCAGCATTACCGAGTGACCAAGCGCCCCAAATCCAACACCACCATCAGCAGCGTGGACCCGCTGGCGGGCGAGGAGCGCGAGATGGAAATGGCCCGCATGCTGGGCGGCGAGCACCTGTCCGAAGCAACCATGGCCCATGCCAGAGAAATGCTGGCCATGGCAAGATTGCCTGCAAAGCAGGCCGCCAACAGCGCCCTGCGTCCATCGGCCACCCCAGCCAGAAGCGCCAAGGCCAGCACGACAGCCCGCAAGAGCGGCAAAGTCAGAGGAGTTTGA
- the mutY gene encoding A/G-specific adenine glycosylase, giving the protein MTLPSIAAAVVQWQASHGRNHLPWQQTRDPYRVWLSEIMLQQTQVSTVLGYYQRFLDAFPDVASLAAAPQDAVLALWSGLGYYSRARNLHQCAQTVMEQWGGAFPQTAEELATLPGIGRSTAGAISSFCFSERVPILDANVRRVLTRVLAFDADLAQSRNEKQLWEHAQQLCPTENLHEAMPRYTQGMMDLGASVCTSRKPTCLVCPLHSECRAARAGNPENYPVRTRKIKRSSESWWLLLAVDAQRRVWLQKRPQAGIWAGLYSPPVFEDYAALQSHAQAAWPQDGTRGWQDLPGFLHVLTHKDLHLHPVLVPVDQAHAALASEVDASCWADAAAWTELGLPAPIRKLLDAELA; this is encoded by the coding sequence TTGACTCTCCCTTCGATTGCCGCAGCTGTAGTGCAGTGGCAGGCCAGCCATGGCCGCAATCATCTGCCCTGGCAGCAAACCCGTGACCCTTACCGCGTCTGGCTGTCTGAAATCATGCTGCAGCAGACCCAGGTCAGTACCGTGCTGGGCTACTACCAGCGCTTCCTGGACGCTTTTCCGGATGTGGCCAGCTTGGCTGCTGCTCCGCAGGATGCCGTGCTGGCGCTGTGGAGCGGCCTGGGCTACTACAGCCGCGCGCGCAATCTGCATCAATGCGCGCAGACCGTGATGGAGCAATGGGGCGGGGCTTTTCCGCAAACGGCCGAAGAACTGGCGACCTTGCCAGGCATTGGCCGTTCCACGGCCGGTGCCATTTCATCGTTCTGCTTTTCCGAGCGGGTGCCGATTCTGGATGCCAATGTGCGACGTGTTCTCACACGGGTGCTGGCGTTCGATGCGGATCTGGCGCAGTCCAGAAATGAAAAGCAGCTCTGGGAACACGCCCAGCAACTGTGCCCCACAGAGAATCTGCACGAAGCCATGCCGCGCTACACCCAGGGCATGATGGATCTGGGCGCCAGCGTCTGCACATCGCGCAAGCCCACTTGCCTGGTGTGCCCCTTGCACTCCGAATGCCGGGCGGCCCGCGCCGGCAACCCGGAGAACTATCCCGTGCGCACGCGAAAGATCAAGCGCAGCTCCGAGTCCTGGTGGCTGCTGCTGGCGGTGGATGCACAGCGCCGCGTATGGCTGCAAAAGCGTCCGCAAGCCGGTATCTGGGCCGGGCTTTACAGCCCGCCGGTCTTTGAAGACTATGCGGCACTGCAAAGCCATGCGCAGGCCGCATGGCCTCAGGACGGGACCAGGGGCTGGCAGGATCTTCCAGGCTTTTTGCATGTGCTGACCCACAAGGATCTGCACCTGCATCCGGTTCTGGTGCCCGTCGATCAGGCGCATGCAGCCCTGGCGTCAGAGGTCGATGCATCGTGCTGGGCAGATGCAGCGGCCTGGACCGAGCTGGGTCTGCCCGCTCCTATCCGCAAGCTGCTCGATGCCGAGCTGGCCTGA